TAGATGAGACTATTGAACTTTATGAAAAGGAACTGACTTTACTTGAGGATATTTCTGATGCAGTAGAAGCACAGATTTTAAGGGTTCTGATTGCTCGCGATCAAGTTCATCTGGAATTAACTAAGGCAACTCCGATATCAGCGGAAAAGCTGCTGAAAATTATTGAGCTTGATACTCGCTTAAAAGAACAAGCTACTCGGATTAATCAATTAGTGCAGCTAGCCCAATGGCGCACTTGTCTGAATGTGTCAACAGAACACTGGTGGTGGTTTATAGAATCTCCGAAGCATCAGTTAGACGCTTTAGACTGGCTTTGGAATGGACTGACAGTTATTTCGCTGACTGCTTCTGTAAGTTTAGTAATAGATATATCCACTCGTTTTCTGAGTGGTGGGCCGGGTTTAGTTGGTTCGTTTGCTGTAATTACTCAAAGCTTACTAACACTGCTAACTGCTGGGAGTGTACTAACCGAAGCAGGACGTAAAGGAGTTGAGGAAGTTATTTCAAAGTTCGGGGTCAAAACCTATCTCTGGCAAGAAACTAAATTTGGTTTATCAGCATTACTTTTACTCGGTTTAATTGGGTTTAAAGCTGCACTTCCCGGAATTTCTAACTATCTCAATCAAGAGGGTTGGAAAAACTATATAACTTCCCAATGGGATAATGCGATTTCTGATTACGAACGAGCAATTAGTCTCGACCCAGATAATGCAGAAGCTCACCGTAATTTAGGACTTATTTATGAAAATTTACAAGATTTAGAAAAAGCGCAAACTGAGTACAGGTTAGCAATACAAGGAAATTTAAGTGTTGCATATAATAGTCTAGCTCGGTTGTATTTGCTAAAGAAAAAACCAACCGAAGCTGTATCTTTGCTACAGCAATCTCGGAATAATTTACCAAAAGAAGATAAGTTAGTTAACTACAACTGGTACAAAAATTTTGCTTGGTCAAGATTTCAGCAAGAACGCTACGACGATGCTACGGTTTACCTTGAACAAGCTATCGCCATTCAGGAAACACTTCCTAGCAATTATGACAAGGATGGTGCAGCTAATTGTTTACTTGCCCAAATTTTTGAGAAAAATAATACTCAGAAAAAGAGAAACACCCAGTGGCTGGAAAAAGCAAACACACAATGGAATGTATGTTCACGAATTGGCAATAATCGTTTACCTGAAGTAGATGAGTGGAAAGCAAAAGCAGATCAAATTTTAAAATTAAGAGGCAAATAATGGCACAAGATAAAGTCAAAATTACTGCTGTGAGTGGCAATGTAGAAATAAAACTAAACGGTCAGAATAATTGGAACAGAGTGTTACGACCTAGAACGCTCAATCTGGGTGATGTTCTTAGAAGACAGCAAGGTTCTACTATCACAATTGACTGTGGCAATCAGACATCTGGGTTTTTACCTGCTAATGGACAACAAAAGGGTTTAGATGATATATGTCCGGGACTACGACCTCCAATGAATCTTGACATTAGTGCCATCCCTGACATTATCAGCCCGCGTAGTAGTAGGATTCTTACTAATCAGCCGCTACTACGTTGGTACGCACCCACCAATGCTAATAGTTTCAAAGTCTCAATCATAGGTGAAGAATTAAATTGGACAACAGAAGTTAGCCGAGAACAAGTTTGTCAAGGTGATATCGCTGAACTTGTTTATCCAGGTAAACCGCCATTGCAACCTGGTGTTAGCTACAAGTTGATAATTGAGACTGATATTGGCAAGTCATCTGAAGAGATTAGTGTACCGGAACTAGGATTTAAGCTGATTGATCAACAGACAGCTATAAAAGTGCAAAAAAATATCCAGGAGATTGAGCAACAAAACTTACCTGCTAGAGACAAGGCTTTAAAACTAGCTGATATATATAGTGAAAATCTTTTATTTCCAGAAGCGATCGCTACTCTAACAGCTTTAGTACCAAAGGAAAAGAACCCTACTGTTTTGCGTCAACTTGGCGACCTTTATCGCTGGATTGAACTACCTCTAAAAGCCCAGAAGCAGTACCAAGAGGCAGTAACAACAGCAGAAGCAGTTCAGAATCAGTCAGAACTAGCAGCCGCACAGGAAGGATTAGGAAAAGTTAGCTTAACTCTGCACAAAAAGGAAGAAGCACAGCGTTGGCTAGAGGCAGCTAAAGCAACATATGCTGAATTGGGAAATACAGATAGAGTTAGTTACTTAAAGCAAAGACTAAATGAAGTAGCAGAATAGATTTAATTTTTCAGCGGATAAGGGGACACTGGGAAATAAGTCCGGCTTCTTCCCCACTCCCTCTTCAACGACGTCCCGCAAGATTGGCAACAACCGCTGCTAACTCGGCTGGATTTGCTGGTTTGGGGACATGAAGTTGAAAGCCCGCCAATAAAGCTTGCGTGCGGTCTTCTGCCCTGGCATACGCTGTCAAAGCTACTGCTGGAATCCGCCCTCCTTGCTCTGGTGAAAGCGCCCTGAGTTGCCGAATTAGGGCGTAGCCATCTTGTTGTGGCATTCCAATATCGCTCACCAGTATGTCAGGCTGGAATTTCTGCACGGCAATTATTGCTTCTTGAGCAGATGCAACTGCCATAACTTCTGCACCATGCTGTTCCAAAATCATCGTGAGTAAATGACGTGCGTCTGCTTCATCATCAACAACCA
This region of Nostoc sp. UHCC 0302 genomic DNA includes:
- a CDS encoding tetratricopeptide repeat protein, with protein sequence MLDETIELYEKELTLLEDISDAVEAQILRVLIARDQVHLELTKATPISAEKLLKIIELDTRLKEQATRINQLVQLAQWRTCLNVSTEHWWWFIESPKHQLDALDWLWNGLTVISLTASVSLVIDISTRFLSGGPGLVGSFAVITQSLLTLLTAGSVLTEAGRKGVEEVISKFGVKTYLWQETKFGLSALLLLGLIGFKAALPGISNYLNQEGWKNYITSQWDNAISDYERAISLDPDNAEAHRNLGLIYENLQDLEKAQTEYRLAIQGNLSVAYNSLARLYLLKKKPTEAVSLLQQSRNNLPKEDKLVNYNWYKNFAWSRFQQERYDDATVYLEQAIAIQETLPSNYDKDGAANCLLAQIFEKNNTQKKRNTQWLEKANTQWNVCSRIGNNRLPEVDEWKAKADQILKLRGK
- a CDS encoding tetratricopeptide repeat protein — protein: MAQDKVKITAVSGNVEIKLNGQNNWNRVLRPRTLNLGDVLRRQQGSTITIDCGNQTSGFLPANGQQKGLDDICPGLRPPMNLDISAIPDIISPRSSRILTNQPLLRWYAPTNANSFKVSIIGEELNWTTEVSREQVCQGDIAELVYPGKPPLQPGVSYKLIIETDIGKSSEEISVPELGFKLIDQQTAIKVQKNIQEIEQQNLPARDKALKLADIYSENLLFPEAIATLTALVPKEKNPTVLRQLGDLYRWIELPLKAQKQYQEAVTTAEAVQNQSELAAAQEGLGKVSLTLHKKEEAQRWLEAAKATYAELGNTDRVSYLKQRLNEVAE